The Chitinophagales bacterium genome has a window encoding:
- the queA gene encoding tRNA preQ1(34) S-adenosylmethionine ribosyltransferase-isomerase QueA — protein MKLSQFKFELPLNIIAQNPTKAREDSRLMVVHKDTGKIEHRTFRDISEYFDDKDVMVVNNTKVFPARLYGKKEKTGAKIEVFLLRELNKTNRLWDVIVDPARKIRVGNKLYFGDNDELVAEVIDNTTSRGRTIRFLFDGDDAAFRRMLEQLGETPLPKYIKRKPDEMDKERYQTVYAKYEGAVAAPTAGLHFSRELIMRLEIQGIKFAEVTLHTGLGTFRPIEVEDLSKHKMDAEYFKVDEYAAAIVNTAKKDKRRICSVGTTTMRALESSVTANGLLKPEEGWTNLFIHPPYDFSIADSLITNFHLPKTSLLIMVCAFAGYDLAMEAYKTAIKEKYRFFSYGDAMLVI, from the coding sequence ATGAAGTTGTCTCAATTCAAATTTGAATTACCCCTTAACATTATTGCTCAAAACCCCACCAAAGCGAGAGAGGACAGCCGCCTGATGGTAGTGCACAAGGATACGGGTAAGATAGAGCATCGTACATTCAGGGATATTTCAGAATATTTTGACGACAAAGACGTAATGGTAGTTAATAATACCAAGGTATTCCCGGCACGTTTGTACGGTAAAAAAGAGAAGACCGGAGCCAAGATAGAAGTGTTTTTGTTGCGTGAACTGAATAAGACTAATCGCCTTTGGGATGTAATAGTAGACCCGGCACGTAAAATAAGGGTAGGTAATAAACTTTACTTTGGTGACAACGATGAGTTGGTTGCAGAGGTAATAGATAATACCACTTCGCGCGGACGTACAATCCGTTTCCTGTTTGACGGCGATGATGCTGCTTTCAGGAGGATGCTGGAACAGCTGGGTGAGACACCACTGCCTAAATACATCAAGCGTAAGCCTGATGAAATGGATAAGGAGCGTTACCAGACAGTATATGCTAAATACGAAGGTGCTGTGGCAGCTCCTACTGCCGGACTACACTTCAGCCGCGAACTGATCATGCGCCTGGAGATACAGGGTATCAAGTTTGCCGAAGTAACGCTGCATACAGGTTTAGGTACCTTCCGCCCGATAGAGGTAGAGGACCTGTCAAAGCATAAAATGGACGCAGAGTACTTCAAGGTGGATGAATATGCCGCTGCAATAGTAAACACTGCCAAGAAAGATAAAAGGCGCATCTGCTCGGTAGGTACTACTACTATGAGAGCGCTGGAGAGCTCAGTAACCGCTAACGGCCTGCTGAAACCGGAAGAAGGGTGGACCAACCTGTTCATCCATCCGCCATACGATTTTTCAATTGCCGATAGCCTCATTACCAACTTTCACCTGCCAAAAACCAGCCTGCTGATCATGGTTTGTGCATTTGCGGGTTACGACCTGGCTATGGAGGCTTATAAAACAGCTATAAAAGAAAAATACAGGTTCTTCAG
- a CDS encoding dipeptidase — MQAWNDYMSENKDRFLDELLELLRIPSISADSKYKGDVARCAEAVKESLLKAGCDKAEICPTAGHPIVYGEKIVDPALPTVLVYGHYDVQPPDPLDLWESGPFEPVIKDGNIYARGSADDKGQVFMHVKALEVMAKTNTLACNVKMMIEGEEEVGSDNLGKFLEDNVEKLKADIVLVSDTAMISMEHPSIETGLRGLSYLEVEVTGPNRDLHSGVYGGAVGNPINILCQMIASLHDENNHITIPGFYDKVKELNQAERDAINNKPFDLDEYKKDLGIDDVRGEKGYSTTERTGTRPTLDVNGIWGGYIGEGAKTVLPSKAYAKISMRLVPDQTSKEITDMFTKHFMSIAPAEVKVKITPHHGGEPVVTPTDSIAYQAAAKAITTAFGKEPIPTRGGGSIPIVALFEKTLGLKTVLMGFGLDSDAIHSPNEKYGVENYFKGIETIPYFHKYFAEMSKG; from the coding sequence ATGCAAGCTTGGAATGATTACATGTCCGAAAATAAGGACCGTTTCTTAGATGAATTATTAGAACTGTTGCGCATACCTTCCATCAGCGCAGACAGTAAATATAAAGGCGATGTCGCCCGTTGTGCCGAAGCGGTGAAAGAATCGCTGCTGAAAGCAGGTTGTGACAAAGCCGAAATTTGCCCTACCGCAGGACACCCGATAGTATATGGCGAAAAGATAGTTGACCCGGCCCTGCCTACAGTCCTGGTGTACGGTCACTACGACGTGCAACCCCCCGACCCGCTGGATCTGTGGGAAAGCGGCCCGTTCGAGCCGGTGATCAAAGACGGCAATATATATGCCCGTGGTTCTGCCGATGACAAAGGACAGGTATTCATGCACGTTAAGGCACTGGAAGTAATGGCAAAGACCAATACCCTGGCATGCAACGTTAAGATGATGATCGAAGGAGAAGAAGAAGTGGGCTCTGACAACCTGGGCAAGTTCCTGGAAGATAATGTTGAGAAATTGAAAGCTGACATCGTTCTGGTATCAGATACTGCGATGATCAGCATGGAGCACCCTTCCATCGAGACCGGCCTGCGTGGACTGTCTTATCTTGAAGTTGAGGTTACAGGCCCTAACCGCGACCTGCACAGTGGTGTATATGGCGGTGCGGTAGGCAACCCCATCAACATCCTTTGCCAGATGATCGCTTCTCTGCATGACGAGAACAATCACATTACGATCCCTGGCTTTTACGACAAGGTAAAAGAACTGAACCAGGCTGAGCGTGATGCCATCAACAACAAACCATTCGACCTGGATGAGTATAAAAAAGACCTGGGCATTGATGATGTTCGTGGCGAAAAAGGATACTCTACCACTGAGCGTACCGGCACACGCCCTACACTGGATGTGAATGGCATATGGGGTGGTTATATTGGTGAAGGCGCTAAAACAGTGCTGCCATCCAAAGCATATGCAAAAATATCTATGCGGCTGGTGCCGGACCAGACCTCAAAGGAAATAACAGACATGTTCACCAAGCACTTTATGAGCATCGCTCCTGCTGAAGTGAAAGTAAAAATAACTCCGCATCACGGTGGTGAGCCTGTAGTTACACCTACAGATTCAATTGCCTACCAGGCTGCGGCAAAAGCCATAACAACTGCTTTTGGCAAAGAGCCGATACCTACACGCGGTGGTGGTAGTATTCCGATAGTTGCACTGTTTGAAAAAACATTGGGTTTGAAGACCGTACTCATGGGCTTTGGCCTGGACAGCGATGCTATCCACTCGCCTAACGAAAAATATGGCGTTGAGAACTACTTCAAAGGCATTGAGACAATACCTTACTTCCACAAGTATTTTGCGGAGATGAGTAAAGGATAA
- a CDS encoding (d)CMP kinase encodes MDDKIIIAIDGHSSCGKSTIAKMLAKELGYRHIDSGAMYRAITLYFLRNDVNISHILEVKEALKNIKLSFLYNETTKQPEICLNGEDVAHHIHDMIVAEKVSDVAAIKEVRDFAVAQQQEMGKEKGIVMDGRDIGTVVFPNAELKIFMTADMDVRAKRRFQELYPKNPNITYEEVMANIQMRDYIDSNREESPLTQAEDALVLDNTSLDRNDQLKKAIGWVKERCIKEKV; translated from the coding sequence ATGGACGACAAAATAATCATAGCGATAGATGGCCATTCTTCCTGCGGCAAAAGCACTATTGCCAAGATGCTCGCAAAAGAACTGGGCTACAGGCATATAGATAGCGGTGCTATGTATCGTGCCATTACATTATACTTCCTGCGCAACGATGTCAACATAAGTCACATTCTGGAAGTAAAAGAAGCGCTTAAGAATATCAAGCTGAGTTTTTTATATAATGAGACGACTAAGCAACCCGAGATATGCCTGAATGGTGAAGATGTAGCCCACCATATACACGACATGATCGTAGCAGAAAAAGTTAGCGATGTGGCTGCTATAAAAGAGGTGCGCGATTTTGCCGTGGCGCAACAACAGGAAATGGGCAAAGAAAAAGGCATCGTAATGGACGGCAGGGATATAGGAACCGTGGTATTCCCCAATGCCGAACTGAAAATATTCATGACCGCTGATATGGACGTACGAGCCAAACGCCGATTCCAGGAACTGTACCCTAAAAATCCGAACATTACTTACGAAGAGGTAATGGCCAACATCCAGATGCGCGATTATATTGACAGCAATCGCGAAGAAAGTCCGCTGACACAGGCAGAAGATGCTCTTGTACTCGACAATACATCGCTCGACCGTAATGACCAGTTAAAAAAGGCTATTGGCTGGGTAAAGGAACGTTGCATAAAGGAGAAAGTGTGA
- a CDS encoding DNA polymerase/3'-5' exonuclease PolX, with the protein MTNGEISDHFSLLSKLMDIHGEDAFRAKNYSIAAYNIDKLPRQASEMDDAELFTMRGIGQSTGSKIRELLETGKLQALEDILARTPQGILDMMQIKGLGPKKIAQIWKEMGIESVGELEYACNENRLASFKGFGAKTQQSILQNIEFIRANQNFRLWAEVEEISNVLVTQLGKANPGKLFSLTGEIRRQLPTVEFIDIVTDTDSKTLQSQFGVTTGVKTEEKDNVLYVDAPNQLAIRVHLTTKEKFYNTLFSTSAGEEFLTAFTGKYTLPGTPASEEEIFSANKLEYIPPALRETADILDKAAANKLPVLIQPSDIKGIIHSHSTWSDGADTIEAMAKACIEQGYEYLVISDHSQAAFYANGLDPKRIAEQHREVDALNEKLAPFRIFKSIEVDILNDGSLDYSDDVLATLDLVIASVHTNLKMTQEKAMERVLKAIRYPYTTILGHPTGRLLLSREGYPLDHKVIIDECVKHNVVIEINAHPRRLDLDWKWISYAIEAGALLSIDPDAHAIAGYHDVYYGTLSAQKGGLTKERNLSSYSLKEFEAWLSKGK; encoded by the coding sequence ATGACCAACGGCGAAATATCAGACCACTTTTCTCTGCTGTCCAAACTGATGGACATACATGGCGAAGATGCCTTCCGTGCCAAGAACTATAGCATTGCTGCATACAACATAGACAAACTGCCAAGGCAGGCCAGCGAAATGGACGATGCTGAACTGTTTACAATGCGTGGTATAGGGCAAAGTACGGGCAGTAAAATACGCGAGCTGTTGGAAACAGGTAAGCTACAGGCCCTGGAAGATATCCTGGCCCGCACGCCACAAGGCATCCTGGACATGATGCAAATAAAAGGTCTAGGCCCGAAAAAAATTGCCCAGATATGGAAGGAAATGGGCATCGAAAGCGTGGGCGAACTGGAATATGCCTGCAACGAGAACAGGCTGGCTTCTTTCAAGGGGTTTGGGGCAAAAACCCAGCAAAGCATTTTGCAGAACATCGAGTTCATTCGTGCCAATCAAAACTTCAGGCTATGGGCCGAAGTGGAAGAGATATCCAATGTACTCGTAACACAATTAGGCAAAGCAAACCCCGGCAAGCTATTCTCACTGACAGGCGAGATACGCAGGCAATTACCAACAGTTGAATTCATTGACATTGTTACGGATACGGACAGCAAAACACTGCAAAGCCAGTTTGGCGTTACCACAGGAGTAAAGACCGAAGAAAAAGACAACGTCCTGTATGTAGATGCTCCTAACCAACTGGCCATACGCGTACACCTCACCACCAAAGAAAAGTTTTACAACACCCTATTCTCCACTTCTGCCGGCGAAGAGTTTCTTACAGCCTTTACCGGCAAATACACGTTACCGGGAACACCTGCCAGCGAAGAAGAAATATTCTCAGCAAACAAACTGGAATACATTCCTCCTGCGCTGCGGGAAACAGCTGACATTTTAGACAAAGCTGCAGCAAACAAACTCCCCGTACTCATTCAACCCTCCGATATCAAAGGCATAATACACTCCCACTCTACATGGAGCGATGGCGCCGACACCATCGAAGCTATGGCCAAGGCTTGCATAGAACAGGGGTACGAATACCTCGTTATCAGCGACCACTCACAGGCCGCTTTTTACGCCAATGGATTAGACCCCAAGCGCATTGCAGAACAACACCGCGAGGTAGATGCGCTCAACGAAAAATTGGCACCATTCAGGATATTCAAGAGTATTGAGGTGGACATACTGAATGACGGTAGCCTTGATTATTCAGATGACGTACTGGCTACACTCGACCTGGTCATTGCATCCGTACACACCAACCTGAAAATGACACAGGAGAAAGCTATGGAACGTGTATTAAAGGCTATACGCTACCCCTACACTACCATACTAGGCCACCCCACAGGCAGGCTCCTGCTATCACGCGAAGGTTACCCGCTCGACCATAAGGTGATCATAGATGAATGCGTAAAGCACAACGTGGTAATTGAGATAAACGCTCACCCCCGCCGTCTCGACCTCGACTGGAAATGGATTTCCTACGCTATTGAAGCAGGCGCACTTCTATCTATCGACCCGGACGCGCACGCCATTGCAGGTTACCACGACGTATATTATGGTACACTCTCTGCCCAGAAAGGAGGCCTGACCAAAGAGCGCAACCTGAGTAGCTACAGTCTGAAAGAATTTGAAGCGTGGCTGAGCAAGGGGAAATAA
- a CDS encoding ATP-dependent Clp protease proteolytic subunit: protein MQELLTETLTSSISNTLHKTLLEQRKIFLWGVVEDNTSKEVIEQLAYLEAVTPGTPIHLYINSPGGVVTAGFAMHDMMQAISSPVYTYCIGFTASMGSVLLSAGEKGHRYIYPMAEVMIHQPSIGSFRAHSIDIEINARQIIKTKEIIADILAGNCGKTQHQVMKDFDRDYWMNAKEAVDYGIIDKIVTP from the coding sequence ATGCAGGAATTACTCACAGAAACACTTACATCATCCATCAGCAACACGCTGCACAAAACATTATTGGAACAAAGGAAAATATTCCTTTGGGGAGTGGTAGAAGACAACACCTCAAAAGAAGTAATAGAGCAACTGGCCTACCTGGAGGCAGTAACTCCCGGCACACCCATACATTTATACATCAATAGTCCCGGCGGTGTAGTAACTGCAGGTTTCGCCATGCATGACATGATGCAGGCTATATCATCACCCGTATATACTTATTGTATAGGTTTCACAGCAAGTATGGGCTCAGTATTGTTATCGGCAGGAGAAAAGGGACATCGTTACATTTATCCTATGGCTGAAGTGATGATACACCAACCTTCAATTGGCAGCTTCAGGGCACACTCCATAGATATTGAGATAAATGCGCGGCAGATAATAAAGACCAAAGAAATAATAGCGGATATACTGGCAGGCAATTGCGGCAAAACGCAGCATCAGGTTATGAAAGATTTTGACCGTGATTACTGGATGAATGCTAAAGAAGCGGTAGACTATGGAATTATAGACAAAATAGTAACACCTTAG
- a CDS encoding MerR family transcriptional regulator, with protein MLIGQLAKRTGFSRDTIRYYEKIGLIVLPKRARKENNYKDYPEDTVHVLNAIRKYKDLGFTLEEIRELLVLQSIQVLDISKMLQIVERKITGMDEAIEQLHNYRMRLNREHQLLLKKKTGHTISLPEMKLAA; from the coding sequence ATGTTAATAGGCCAGTTAGCTAAGCGTACAGGTTTCTCCAGGGATACGATCAGGTATTATGAGAAGATAGGATTGATCGTATTGCCTAAAAGGGCACGCAAGGAAAACAACTACAAGGATTACCCTGAAGACACTGTGCACGTGCTGAACGCCATACGCAAGTATAAGGACCTGGGCTTTACACTTGAGGAGATAAGGGAACTGCTCGTGCTGCAATCTATACAGGTGCTGGATATATCGAAAATGTTGCAGATAGTAGAACGCAAGATAACCGGTATGGATGAAGCCATTGAGCAACTACACAACTACAGGATGAGGCTGAACCGCGAGCACCAGTTGTTGCTGAAGAAGAAAACAGGCCATACCATATCTTTACCGGAAATGAAGCTTGCCGCCTAA
- a CDS encoding sterol desaturase family protein — protein sequence MKFIYFIPYFIPFGVIVITIEVIMSIRHKQHKYDLKDSAASAGVGTGAVLMQMLTKAGTLAVFTGVFELFAPVREALNYTAAFGQNWLGASWWVWILAIIGDDFNFYWHHRFAHTIRILWAAHIPHHSSEYFNFGTSFRNSWTIFFVKPVYWLWMPAVGFHPVMVLMAMSINSLYQFTLHSLSVPHLGWYEKIFNTPQLHQIHHSKNFSYMDKNFGGIFIIWDKLFGTFHNGRDGQERHFGVTKPPESYNPIKIVMHEFENIWIDVRKAKTLKDKLNYIFGAPGWSPDKSTLTVKEMSKIVKKQEGKLTEEQKKAFGYIESNPDMKKELVS from the coding sequence ATGAAGTTTATTTATTTTATCCCCTATTTCATACCGTTCGGAGTTATTGTCATTACTATCGAGGTGATCATGAGTATCCGGCATAAACAACACAAGTATGATCTGAAGGATTCTGCTGCGAGTGCGGGTGTTGGTACAGGGGCGGTGCTGATGCAGATGTTGACCAAAGCAGGGACACTTGCGGTGTTCACGGGGGTGTTTGAGTTGTTTGCCCCTGTAAGAGAGGCGTTGAATTATACGGCAGCCTTCGGGCAAAACTGGCTGGGTGCCAGCTGGTGGGTATGGATACTGGCCATTATAGGAGATGATTTCAACTTCTACTGGCACCACAGGTTCGCACACACCATACGCATACTATGGGCGGCGCATATTCCGCATCACTCGTCAGAGTATTTCAACTTCGGTACTTCTTTCCGCAATAGCTGGACCATATTTTTCGTAAAGCCGGTGTACTGGTTGTGGATGCCAGCCGTAGGCTTTCATCCTGTAATGGTGCTGATGGCGATGTCTATCAATTCGCTGTACCAGTTTACGCTGCATTCCTTGTCTGTACCGCACCTGGGCTGGTATGAGAAGATATTCAACACCCCCCAGCTGCACCAGATACACCATAGTAAGAACTTCTCTTATATGGATAAGAATTTTGGCGGTATCTTTATCATCTGGGATAAGCTGTTCGGCACTTTTCATAATGGCCGTGACGGGCAGGAAAGGCACTTTGGTGTTACCAAGCCACCTGAAAGTTACAACCCGATAAAGATAGTGATGCACGAGTTTGAGAATATCTGGATAGATGTGCGCAAAGCCAAAACATTGAAAGATAAGCTGAACTACATTTTTGGCGCGCCGGGCTGGAGCCCTGATAAATCGACCCTTACGGTTAAGGAGATGAGTAAGATCGTAAAGAAGCAGGAGGGTAAGCTAACAGAAGAGCAGAAGAAGGCATTCGGGTATATAGAGAGTAATCCCGATATGAAGAAGGAGTTGGTATCCTGA